One Oryza brachyantha chromosome 3, ObraRS2, whole genome shotgun sequence DNA segment encodes these proteins:
- the LOC102708048 gene encoding elongation factor Tu, mitochondrial, giving the protein MAAAAVLRSHGSRRLLSIPTLRAAVIPGPAALPDAQAAAPQQPPPPMAGTLWARSMATFTRTKPHVNVGTIGHVDHGKTTLTAAITKVLAEAGKAKAVAFDEIDKAPEEKARGITIATAHVEYETAKRHYAHVDCPGHADYVKNMITGAAQMDGGILVVSAPDGPMPQTKEHILLARQVGVPSLVCFLNKVDAVDDPELIELVEMELRELLSFYKFPGDEIPIIRGSALSALQGTNDEIGKNAILKLMDAVDEYIPDPVRQLDKSFLMPIEDVFSIQGRGTVVTGRVEQGTIKTGEDVEILGLTQSGPLKTTVTGVEMFKKILDHGEAGDNVGLLLRGLKRGDVQRGQVVCKPGTVKTYKKFDAEIYVLTKDEGGRHTAFMSDYSPQFYFRTADVTGKVVLPEGKMVMPGDNVTAGFELISPVPLEPGQRFALREGGRTVGAGVVSKVIE; this is encoded by the exons aTGGCCGCAGCCGCAGTGCTCCGGAGCCACGgctcgcgccgcctcctctccatcCCCACCCTCCGCGCTGCCGTGATCCCGGGCCCCGCGGCGCTCCCGGATGCGCaggccgcggcgccgcagcagccgccgccgcctatgGCTGGAACCCTGTGGGCGAGGTCCATGGCCACCTTCACCCGCAC GAAGCCTCATGTGAACGTCGGCACCATTGGGCACGTCGATCATGGCAAAACTACCCTGACTGCTGCGATTACGAAG GTGCTAGCCGAGGCTGGGAAGGCCAAAGCGGTTGCTTTTGACGAGATCGACAAGGCACCGGAGGAGAAAGCAAGAGGAATCACCATTGCAACG GCTCATGTGGAGTATGAGACTGCTAAAAGGCATTATGCTCATGTGGATTGCCCAGGGCATGCTGATTATGTCAAG AACATGATCACTGGAGCTGCTCAAATGGATGGTGGTATTCTTGTTGTGTCTGCTCCTGATGGTCCTATGCCACAAACAAAAGAGCACATTCTTCTTGCTCGGCAG GTTGGTGTGCCGTCACTTGTATGTTTCTTAAACAAAGTCGATGCTGTTGATGACCCTGAGTTAATAGAACTTGTGGAGATGGAGCTTCGTG AGCTCCTCAGTTTCTACAAGTTTCCTGGGGATGAGATTCCAATCATCCGTGGTTCTGCTTTGTCAGCCTTACAAGGAACTAATGATGAGATTGGAAAGAATGCCATTTTGAAACTAATGGATGCAGTTGACGAGTATATCCCTGATCCTGTGAGGCAGCTTGATAAGTCTTTCTTGATGCCAATAGAAGATGTTTTCTCTATCCAG GGCCGTGGCACCGTTGTGACAGGGCGTGTTGAGCAGGGGACAATTAAAACTGGTGAAGATGTTGAGATCTTAGGTTTGACTCAA AGTGGTCCCTTGAAGACTACAGTTACAGGTGTTGAGATGTTCAAAAAGATACTGGATCATGGAGAG GCTGGTGACAATGTCGGTCTTCTTCTTCGTGGTCTTAAGCGTGGTGATGTACAACGTGGCCAG GTGGTGTGCAAACCTGGTACCGTTAAGACATACAAAAAGTTTGATGCAGAAATCTACGTCCTTACAAAGGATGAAGGTGGTCGTCACACAGCCTTCATGTCAGATTACAGTCCACAATTCTACTTCAGGACTGCTGATGTCACTGGAAAAGTTGTGTTACCTGAAGGCAAAATGGTTATGCCTGGTGACAATGTAACTGCAGGTTTTGAGTTGATATCACCGGTTCCGCTTGAGCCAG GCCAAAGATTTGCACTgagggaaggaggaaggaCAGTTGGTGCAGGAGTTGTTTCCAAAGTTATCGAGTGA
- the LOC102708326 gene encoding monothiol glutaredoxin-S7, chloroplastic: MDLWAGGPLDPSSPVSVALGHKKENTRKLQFCHGITGRSTTATHSSPPARARSTSLATAAAMAAASPAARPLAGASLPLPVSAKFVALPRASPPPAWRLLSLGRGAEARASDSPGSPRGARSVRCLAAAGGGLAPEMRATLDKVVASHKVVLFMKGTKDFPQCGFSHTVVQILRSLDVPFETLDVLANEALRQGLKEYSSWPTFPQLYIDGEFFGGCDITVEAYKNGELQETLEKAMCS, from the exons ATGGATCTATGGGCCGGAGGCCCACTAGACCCATCGAGCCCAGTGTCGGTTGCCCTCGGccacaagaaagaaaacacGCGGAAATTACAGTTTTGCCACGGGATCACTGGCCGGTCCACCACAGCCACGcactcctcgccgccggcgcgcgcgcgctccacGAGCTTAGCCACCgctgccgccatggccgccgcttCCCCTGCCGCGAGGCCTCTCGCGGGCGCGTCCCTCCCGCTCCCCGTCTCCGCGAAGTTTGTCGCTCTCCCTCGGgcgtcgcctcctcccgcctggCGGCTCCTCAGCCTCGGCCGgggggcggaggcgcgggCTTCTGACTCGCCCGGCTCGCCGCGGGGCGCGCGGTCGGTGCGGTgcctcgcggcggcgggaggtggGCTGGCGCCGGAGATGCGGGCGACGCTGGACAAGGTGGTGGCATCGCACAAGGTGGTGCTGTTCATGAAGGGGACGAAGGATTTTCCCCAGTGCGGCTTCTCCCACACCGTGGTGCAGATCCTCCGGTCTCTCGACGTGCCCTTCGAGACGCTCGACGTGCTCGCCAACGAGGCTCTCCGGCAGGGGCTCAAGGAGTACTCCAGCTGGCCCACCTTCCCGCAGCTCTACATCGACGGCGAGTTCTTCGGCGGATGCGACATCACCGTTG AAGCATACAAGAATGGAGAACTGCAGGAAACACTAGAGAAAGCAATGTGTTCTTAG